The Thiothrix subterranea genome has a segment encoding these proteins:
- a CDS encoding helix-turn-helix domain-containing protein, which yields MARPLTPLPTPQQFGALTPELLGQFIRAKRTQSGLRIDDAAALLGVAKDTLSKLERGHSGVQLSTLLQVLNGLGIGLKVEPWIEGGDDDWV from the coding sequence ATGGCAAGACCCCTGACCCCACTTCCCACTCCGCAACAATTCGGCGCACTCACCCCCGAACTGTTGGGGCAATTCATCCGCGCCAAACGCACCCAATCCGGCTTGCGGATTGATGATGCTGCCGCGTTACTCGGCGTTGCCAAAGACACCTTGAGTAAGTTGGAACGCGGGCATTCCGGCGTACAACTCAGTACACTGCTTCAAGTCCTCAACGGTCTTGGTATTGGGCTAAAAGTAGAGCCGTGGATAGAAGGTGGTGACGATGACTGGGTATGA
- a CDS encoding HipA domain-containing protein, protein MTGYEHRLRVCLGEQPIGFLLADAQGQLTLEYTPAWQASGFAISPHLPLTSATNHQVVQRFLRNLLPEGQGFDILLENYRLSSANTFGIIRALGTDTPGALQFLPETLEPIQPAHLRPILPAELLERLDNQPARNLIVWDGRPRLSVAGVQHKINVLADTQGGLAFGEGSLCSTHILKFEPANQNHVVLNEYLLMQLANAIGLPVAAVELRRFGQHRALLVTRFDRKRQGDTVLRRHLLDGCQALDLPPEYKYERNFGNSLDVAAIRDGASLPRLFAFCAHCRSPALARKYVLDWVMFNLIISNWDAHGKNISFFVGKNGIEPAPCYDLVNIAVYPEYQQELAMALGDDFDTRVSAFQLADFAASCGLSRSLVQATLIAMCKQVMEQLPRVWAACVLKTPAEQQFAANLRDSIQQQTSRLLEHAGMMQDVEIQ, encoded by the coding sequence ATGACTGGGTATGAACACCGCCTGCGGGTTTGCTTGGGGGAACAGCCCATTGGTTTCCTGCTGGCAGATGCGCAAGGGCAATTGACGCTGGAATACACACCGGCATGGCAGGCCAGTGGTTTTGCCATTTCGCCGCACTTGCCGCTGACCTCAGCCACGAACCATCAGGTGGTGCAACGCTTTCTGCGTAACTTGCTGCCCGAAGGTCAGGGTTTCGACATCCTGCTGGAAAACTACCGGCTTAGCAGTGCCAATACCTTTGGCATTATCCGTGCGTTGGGAACAGATACGCCGGGTGCATTGCAGTTCCTGCCTGAAACGCTTGAACCCATCCAGCCCGCCCACTTGCGCCCGATCCTGCCTGCTGAATTGCTGGAACGGCTCGACAATCAACCCGCCCGCAACTTGATTGTGTGGGATGGTCGCCCGCGCCTGTCGGTGGCAGGTGTTCAACATAAAATCAATGTGTTGGCGGATACGCAGGGCGGGCTGGCATTTGGCGAAGGCAGTTTGTGTTCTACCCATATCCTTAAGTTCGAGCCAGCCAACCAGAACCATGTGGTGCTGAATGAATACCTGCTGATGCAGCTTGCCAACGCTATCGGTTTGCCCGTCGCAGCGGTGGAATTGCGGCGTTTCGGGCAGCACCGTGCGTTGCTGGTGACGCGCTTCGACCGCAAACGCCAAGGCGATACGGTATTGCGCCGCCATTTGCTGGACGGTTGCCAAGCACTCGATTTGCCACCCGAATACAAATACGAACGCAATTTTGGTAACAGCCTCGATGTGGCGGCTATCCGTGACGGCGCAAGTTTGCCACGTTTATTCGCCTTCTGCGCTCATTGCCGTTCGCCTGCGCTTGCCCGCAAATACGTGCTGGACTGGGTGATGTTCAATCTCATCATCAGCAATTGGGATGCGCACGGCAAAAACATCAGCTTTTTCGTCGGCAAAAACGGCATCGAACCTGCGCCTTGCTACGATCTGGTCAATATCGCGGTGTATCCCGAATACCAGCAAGAACTGGCGATGGCGTTGGGGGATGATTTTGATACCCGTGTCTCCGCCTTTCAATTGGCAGATTTTGCCGCGAGTTGTGGTCTGTCGCGCTCACTGGTGCAGGCAACACTGATCGCCATGTGCAAGCAGGTCATGGAACAATTGCCCCGCGTGTGGGCAGCGTGTGTATTGAAAACCCCGGCAGAACAGCAGTTTGCAGCAAACTTGCGGGATAGCATCCAGCAGCAGACAAGCCGCTTGCTGGAACATGCGGGCATGATGCAGGATGTGGAGATTCAGTGA
- a CDS encoding AAA family ATPase — protein MNGSTHGIDELSSGEHQVLIQLYMVDRWMERGGIVMIDEPDLYLHPSLISGFLAQLENMVAERDGQLIITSHVPDVWSRYEAIGQRVLLGMGTTLGHRYCGQ, from the coding sequence TTGAATGGCAGTACCCACGGTATTGACGAACTGTCATCCGGTGAACACCAAGTCTTGATCCAGCTTTACATGGTAGATCGCTGGATGGAACGTGGTGGCATTGTGATGATTGACGAACCCGACCTCTACTTGCACCCCTCCCTCATTTCCGGCTTTCTCGCCCAACTGGAAAACATGGTGGCTGAACGCGATGGGCAACTCATCATTACCTCCCACGTTCCTGATGTGTGGAGTCGTTATGAAGCCATCGGTCAGCGGGTCTTGCTGGGCATGGGAACAACGCTGGGTCATCGCTATTGCGGGCAATAA
- a CDS encoding UPF0175 family protein encodes MQIILEIPEDFGRDMLPELEKQIKLEAGIALFHAGKISAGFACEFAGVDRYRFYEECAKRDIPVVNYDPGELEAELEYLRNS; translated from the coding sequence ATGCAAATTATACTGGAGATACCCGAAGATTTCGGGCGTGACATGCTTCCCGAACTGGAAAAGCAAATCAAGCTGGAAGCGGGCATTGCACTGTTTCATGCAGGGAAAATATCCGCTGGATTTGCTTGCGAGTTTGCAGGCGTAGACCGCTATCGCTTTTACGAAGAATGCGCCAAACGCGATATTCCAGTGGTTAACTACGACCCCGGCGAACTCGAAGCAGAGTTGGAATATTTGCGCAATTCATGA
- a CDS encoding RtcB family protein encodes MEEKGTASSWVEKPFNRELMMARTLQAIREMLPIPFTADVEAVNCHHNYISREHHYGKDVWVTRKGAVSAQKGQLGIIPGSMGAKSFIVRGLGNAESFCSCSHGAGRVMSRTEAKRRVSLDEHKRAVAGVECRVDETVIDETPSAYKPIDKVMAAQSDLVEVLHTLKQVVCVKG; translated from the coding sequence TTGGAAGAAAAAGGTACTGCAAGCAGTTGGGTAGAAAAACCATTCAACCGCGAGCTGATGATGGCGCGTACTTTGCAGGCGATCCGCGAGATGTTGCCGATCCCGTTCACAGCGGACGTGGAGGCGGTGAATTGCCACCACAACTACATCAGCCGCGAACACCATTACGGCAAGGATGTGTGGGTGACGCGCAAAGGCGCGGTGAGTGCGCAAAAAGGTCAGCTTGGGATTATTCCGGGCAGCATGGGGGCGAAATCGTTCATCGTGCGCGGGCTGGGTAATGCCGAAAGTTTTTGCAGTTGCAGCCACGGCGCGGGGCGCGTGATGTCACGCACTGAGGCAAAACGCCGCGTGTCGCTGGATGAGCATAAACGCGCTGTCGCGGGGGTGGAATGCCGCGTGGATGAGACGGTGATTGATGAAACCCCGTCGGCTTACAAGCCGATTGATAAGGTGATGGCGGCGCAGAGCGATTTGGTGGAAGTGCTGCATACGCTGAAGCAGGTGGTGTGTGTGAAGGGGTGA
- a CDS encoding DUF2357 domain-containing protein, translating into MKWRDRLTNKELTVPLSVMESGRYRLTKPAICNHHTPLAAGDVVFSDGSKTCDIDNITLPIEQINCIEDQAQQGLFADAVITIQRLIRETPNAMVSPLLPSTLISDSSNPNQLEVLLQQTLEAGHLHHIAQHPRLDLRYEEAITPVSRARRLANDTLKHLASHSECWQRRTLTGVIPRKVLARFSEDDYGIYENRLYARLLDRLERHLRIRLSRLIALQDELEQALNFQQSESVHHRLSFAICELWGQTFDPEQTDIQLKASKEIRKILEKELRDIQGLKQQGLYPLISRAVQVSGQIHRTNILGHDPHYRHLPPLWEESQREIQAAATKPKDVFAKERELHDAYSDYVGLVMKHALQRYGIDNETLRFQCGSQKVTLMQQGDEWHLTCTNGSTLQLVPWVHYFSLPELTSLPNHRVICWAGLDERKQLQRYTPLSGTVPISPLDLYVVERMGCVLDEWLIQQQLNDYAGMKVKDVNTFVHCPVCQTAGQITEQADGFAASCNECGTKWYLNNQGYRQVIEESTSFQQVGRRNLKLTGATLS; encoded by the coding sequence ATGAAGTGGCGTGATCGGCTCACGAACAAGGAATTAACAGTGCCACTCTCTGTGATGGAGTCAGGTCGTTATCGCCTAACTAAGCCTGCAATATGTAATCATCATACACCGCTTGCAGCAGGTGACGTTGTATTCTCCGATGGCAGCAAAACCTGTGATATAGATAATATTACGCTTCCTATCGAACAAATCAATTGCATAGAAGATCAGGCGCAACAGGGATTATTTGCAGATGCAGTAATCACTATTCAACGTTTAATACGGGAAACACCTAATGCTATGGTTTCCCCGTTACTACCTTCTACCTTAATCAGTGACAGTTCAAATCCCAATCAATTGGAAGTATTGTTACAACAAACGTTAGAGGCGGGGCATTTGCATCATATCGCCCAGCACCCAAGGCTGGATTTGCGATATGAAGAAGCGATTACGCCAGTTAGTCGAGCAAGACGTTTAGCAAATGATACGCTCAAACATCTCGCTTCACATTCAGAATGTTGGCAACGCCGTACTTTGACAGGGGTTATACCACGTAAGGTATTGGCACGCTTCAGTGAAGATGACTACGGCATCTATGAAAACCGTTTGTATGCTCGTTTACTCGACCGCCTAGAGCGGCATCTGCGGATACGATTGTCGCGTCTTATTGCTTTGCAGGATGAATTGGAGCAAGCACTAAATTTTCAACAGTCAGAATCCGTGCATCACCGTCTAAGTTTTGCCATTTGTGAGCTATGGGGGCAAACGTTCGATCCTGAACAAACAGATATTCAATTGAAGGCAAGTAAGGAAATACGGAAAATATTAGAAAAAGAATTGCGGGATATACAAGGTTTAAAACAACAGGGTTTATATCCACTGATTTCTCGTGCTGTACAAGTCAGTGGGCAGATACACCGCACCAATATTTTAGGGCATGACCCACATTATCGTCATTTGCCACCACTGTGGGAAGAAAGCCAACGAGAAATTCAAGCAGCGGCGACTAAACCAAAAGATGTATTTGCTAAGGAGCGCGAACTACACGATGCTTATAGCGATTATGTCGGTTTGGTCATGAAACACGCCTTACAACGCTATGGCATAGACAATGAAACCTTGAGATTTCAATGCGGGAGTCAAAAGGTTACGCTTATGCAACAAGGTGACGAATGGCATCTTACCTGTACAAATGGCTCGACTTTACAGCTAGTTCCTTGGGTGCATTATTTTTCATTGCCGGAACTTACTTCTTTACCTAATCACCGTGTAATTTGTTGGGCGGGACTGGATGAGCGCAAACAACTTCAACGTTACACCCCCTTATCAGGAACTGTTCCTATCTCACCGCTAGATCTCTATGTCGTGGAACGTATGGGCTGTGTGTTAGATGAATGGCTAATTCAACAGCAACTCAACGATTATGCAGGGATGAAAGTAAAGGATGTGAATACGTTTGTTCATTGTCCCGTATGCCAAACAGCCGGACAAATCACTGAGCAAGCAGATGGCTTTGCAGCTTCGTGTAATGAATGCGGTACGAAATGGTACTTAAACAATCAAGGTTATCGGCAAGTTATAGAGGAAAGCACTAGCTTTCAACAAGTTGGCAGGCGAAACCTTAAGTTGACAGGCGCAACCTTAAGTTGA
- a CDS encoding AAA family ATPase yields the protein MAKHKPQQKNKFSNNTPPTATASNSPSLKPVVPKVAATIESAKSLGILVNQDLKFDEALVDQFSKALPAQEHDALRAWLEQFATLGKAIKDKITEVENKQRQLEDEQLDLLEKHDALKKDGEIFTKEFAELNPKLEEYKVANAKLINRERELEERESEARNGFANQNEISLKSLRENMKSLEQQRDSIKRDIERADRQLTDSQQKKDEELHQRELEISAKQLELSRTESRLQRKLSEADRELEHYKEELNKQFEIDSRRWEEKIAQANRRAEAAFAQSNEAEKRLYEYRDLINELNGRDPQSLLNELEELRQEKRHLQTQLNNSDVGSLESENDGLKSRIQNLESRLREVEPDLEHARSELSRQRIGVAEKQGLVEEKKVLEKHKQVLTAHVNELSNKIDQLTDAQKSQTPFPALDNMDKTERFQVKLHLDEVSDLKIFAPELQRRIAYAERGVYLNYKLEDIQILLGGLAMSQLHVFQGISGTGKTSLAKAFAKAMGGHCTDIAVQAGWRDRDDLLGHYNAFEKRFYEKDCLQGLYRAQTPAYDDCCNIILLDEMNLSRPEQYFAEFLSALEKNDPKERLITLMESSMENAPKRLVEGRKIRVPQNVWFIGTANHDETTSELADKTYDRSHIMTLPRHESNTKLEKIDAQRFSYASLHKRFKEAIKVHEKEVTDLLEELTTGSLTTALEEKFNFGWGNRFERQAKQFIPVVMAAGGSKEMALDHLLATRVFRNGKVTGRYDANIDDLSHVEKALNDTWKSWKTPPTKCLEVLEQDRNRKERGA from the coding sequence ATGGCTAAGCACAAACCACAACAAAAGAATAAATTTTCTAACAATACACCGCCCACCGCCACAGCATCTAATTCTCCATCCTTGAAGCCTGTCGTGCCAAAAGTAGCAGCCACAATAGAGAGCGCTAAAAGTTTGGGAATTCTAGTGAATCAAGACCTGAAATTTGATGAGGCTTTGGTTGATCAGTTTTCAAAAGCACTACCTGCACAAGAACATGATGCTCTACGAGCATGGCTTGAGCAGTTTGCAACTTTAGGAAAGGCAATAAAAGATAAAATCACTGAAGTAGAGAATAAACAGAGGCAACTTGAGGACGAGCAACTTGACTTACTAGAAAAACACGATGCTTTAAAAAAAGACGGCGAGATTTTTACTAAAGAATTTGCCGAGTTAAATCCAAAACTTGAAGAATATAAAGTAGCTAATGCAAAACTAATAAACCGTGAGCGTGAACTTGAAGAACGTGAGTCAGAAGCACGTAATGGATTTGCCAATCAAAACGAAATTAGTTTAAAAAGTCTCAGAGAGAACATGAAATCACTAGAGCAACAACGGGATAGCATCAAGCGTGATATTGAGAGGGCAGATAGACAACTAACAGATTCACAACAAAAAAAGGACGAAGAACTACATCAGCGTGAGTTGGAGATTTCAGCTAAGCAGTTAGAACTTTCTAGGACAGAAAGTCGCTTGCAACGGAAGTTAAGCGAAGCTGATAGAGAACTGGAACATTATAAAGAAGAATTGAACAAGCAATTTGAAATTGATTCTCGGCGATGGGAAGAAAAAATTGCACAAGCTAATCGTCGTGCTGAAGCAGCATTTGCTCAGTCTAATGAGGCGGAAAAGCGACTATATGAATATAGAGACTTGATAAATGAATTGAATGGTCGTGATCCTCAATCATTGCTGAATGAGTTAGAAGAGTTACGTCAAGAAAAACGTCATTTGCAAACACAGCTCAATAATAGTGATGTTGGTTCTTTGGAGTCTGAAAATGATGGTTTAAAAAGCAGGATTCAGAATCTTGAATCACGTTTGCGCGAGGTCGAACCTGACTTGGAACACGCGAGGAGTGAGTTAAGCCGTCAACGTATTGGTGTAGCCGAAAAGCAAGGTTTAGTTGAAGAAAAAAAAGTATTGGAAAAACATAAGCAAGTGTTAACAGCACATGTGAATGAGCTATCGAATAAGATTGACCAGCTTACTGATGCCCAGAAATCCCAAACACCATTTCCTGCTTTGGACAATATGGACAAAACAGAAAGATTCCAAGTTAAACTACATTTGGATGAAGTCTCCGACCTGAAAATTTTTGCGCCAGAGTTACAACGCCGTATTGCCTACGCAGAAAGAGGCGTATATCTAAACTACAAACTGGAAGATATTCAAATTTTGCTGGGTGGGCTGGCAATGAGTCAATTGCATGTCTTTCAGGGTATCAGCGGCACGGGTAAAACAAGTTTAGCAAAAGCCTTCGCAAAGGCAATGGGCGGGCATTGTACAGACATAGCAGTACAAGCAGGTTGGCGTGATCGTGATGATTTATTGGGCCATTACAATGCGTTCGAGAAGCGTTTTTATGAAAAAGATTGTTTGCAAGGACTTTATCGCGCACAAACACCAGCGTATGACGATTGCTGCAACATTATTCTACTTGATGAAATGAACCTTTCGCGTCCCGAACAATACTTTGCTGAATTCCTATCTGCCTTGGAAAAAAATGATCCTAAAGAGCGTCTAATTACGCTTATGGAATCCAGCATGGAAAATGCACCCAAACGGTTAGTCGAAGGTCGAAAAATTCGTGTCCCGCAAAACGTTTGGTTCATCGGTACTGCTAACCATGATGAAACAACCAGCGAACTCGCTGATAAAACTTATGATCGTTCGCATATCATGACCTTGCCAAGACATGAGTCCAACACAAAGCTGGAAAAAATAGATGCTCAACGCTTTTCTTATGCTTCTTTGCATAAGCGTTTTAAGGAAGCAATCAAAGTGCATGAAAAAGAAGTTACGGATCTATTAGAGGAACTCACTACCGGATCGCTGACTACCGCTTTGGAAGAAAAGTTCAACTTCGGCTGGGGTAATCGTTTTGAACGCCAAGCTAAACAATTTATTCCTGTCGTCATGGCGGCTGGTGGCAGCAAAGAAATGGCATTGGATCACCTACTGGCTACCCGTGTGTTTCGCAATGGCAAAGTAACTGGGCGTTATGATGCGAATATTGATGATCTTAGTCATGTTGAAAAAGCATTGAATGACACATGGAAAAGCTGGAAAACGCCACCAACAAAATGCCTTGAGGTATTAGAGCAAGACCGTAATCGCAAGGAACGTGGGGCATGA
- a CDS encoding DEAD/DEAH box helicase, which translates to MIPIKPMQLEDFPWLSEDILTVDCIDDPKGFKKGEIRLYQSGSHWYVTQDANTKRVEFKQDVSSLETLGRRRETLWVYLKRDHNTLYLQYLSVIERIELDLQIGVTEKIADDLYNKKAIDQANITKACEWLTATFLLPTDGKHRLIIAYFDNATTKATTKQFLAIGNGWQINISRDDQQVSVKSLTRVSKERPALSLIEGKLEFYDAGIAQRLLDPAQQALLGDALRDHGSYLALWKLYSDREWERANQQASELGALRFISRKARDGEKLEWQFFPESAEKFAEFREKWKTLELNGANQVEISKDSPDWGVTELDSPESSHTYDPDVFRGQLFFERDGTITVYPDEQRKNKSPPDKGYISYSLAGEKAVRRRREQAKEAIDKGRGLPQLTHLLHGVTVPVVSYKKLKALTAYAKESFKGKPTERQAQALDVALNTPDIALIIGPPGTGKTQVIAALQRRLAEENNGEKIQHEVLISSYQHDAVDNALNRSDVYGLPAIKVGGRANRNNDTPPITFWCDQRREQMAKALDKLHREEPHVALLAELQGLFHELKLSSMAPSVRYQQLGHISGILEQLDIMNIRLPSDIRHDWATYTKPRQADMHVESRNADVELLRRVRALRVTPISFADDGAERAYDLVSLLQRKKMKLESEEQALLNTAADQSILADESYAQLRTLKNTLLDRFIADYRPPEIRNHLEAEGVAILRRMEDSLRERTATSRKGIAAVVSRYYEALAYSPKETERAVKAYSAIVGATCQQSAGEQMKGLKSLSGLDDTMGIQFETVVIDEAARANPLDLFVPMAMARRRIVLVGDDRQLPHLLEPEVEKEIVEQHELTKRQSDALKQSLFERLRQQFVEMEKKDGIRRVVMLDRQFRMHPLLGDFISQNFYESEGMDVLKSGRPAEDFVHQLPGYAGKVAAWIDVPLDDGGESRHKTSRIREAEAEIIARETKRLLDATGDAASIGVITFYSAQRDLILEKLARLGVVENGEITPEYSRNRHGEERLRVGTVDAFQGKEFDVVLLSIVRASKKAIPTNAEMEKREAALNSKYGHLRLSNRMNVAMSRQRNLLITVGAIAMANTQEAKEAVPALHNFLTLCGGQHGCIL; encoded by the coding sequence ATGATTCCAATAAAACCGATGCAACTTGAAGATTTCCCTTGGTTGTCAGAGGACATTCTGACCGTTGATTGTATAGATGATCCTAAGGGGTTTAAAAAAGGTGAAATACGACTCTATCAAAGTGGTAGCCATTGGTACGTCACACAAGACGCTAACACTAAGCGTGTCGAATTCAAACAAGACGTATCGTCGTTGGAAACACTGGGAAGGCGACGGGAAACACTTTGGGTATACCTTAAACGTGATCACAATACATTGTACTTGCAATACTTGAGTGTCATTGAGCGTATTGAGCTTGATCTTCAGATTGGCGTAACAGAAAAAATAGCTGATGATTTGTATAACAAAAAAGCAATTGATCAAGCCAACATCACAAAAGCCTGTGAATGGCTAACGGCAACGTTTTTGCTACCCACAGATGGTAAGCATCGCCTTATTATTGCTTATTTTGATAATGCTACCACCAAGGCTACCACTAAGCAGTTTCTAGCCATTGGCAATGGGTGGCAAATCAACATCAGCAGAGATGATCAACAAGTTTCAGTCAAAAGCCTGACCCGCGTAAGTAAGGAACGTCCGGCGCTATCTTTAATTGAAGGAAAACTTGAGTTCTATGATGCTGGCATTGCCCAACGCTTGCTTGACCCTGCTCAACAGGCGTTGCTGGGTGATGCATTGCGTGACCACGGTAGCTATTTGGCGTTGTGGAAATTGTACAGTGATCGAGAATGGGAACGCGCGAATCAGCAAGCCAGTGAATTGGGCGCTTTGCGGTTCATTAGCAGGAAAGCGCGAGATGGGGAGAAATTGGAATGGCAATTCTTTCCCGAAAGTGCCGAGAAATTCGCAGAGTTTCGAGAGAAATGGAAAACATTGGAACTCAATGGCGCTAATCAGGTTGAAATTTCTAAGGATTCACCTGACTGGGGCGTGACTGAATTAGACTCACCCGAATCTTCACATACTTACGATCCAGATGTTTTTCGTGGGCAGTTATTTTTTGAGCGTGATGGCACAATCACCGTTTATCCCGATGAGCAAAGGAAAAATAAAAGCCCTCCTGACAAGGGATATATTTCGTACTCATTAGCTGGTGAAAAGGCGGTACGTCGTAGACGTGAGCAAGCAAAGGAAGCTATCGACAAAGGGAGAGGATTACCACAATTAACCCATTTACTACATGGTGTAACCGTACCCGTTGTTTCCTATAAAAAGCTCAAAGCCCTTACGGCCTACGCCAAAGAAAGCTTTAAAGGGAAACCTACCGAACGTCAAGCGCAAGCCTTGGATGTTGCTCTCAATACCCCTGACATTGCTCTGATTATTGGCCCGCCGGGTACAGGAAAAACACAAGTGATTGCTGCGCTCCAACGGCGTTTGGCAGAAGAAAATAATGGTGAAAAAATTCAGCATGAAGTATTGATTAGTAGTTACCAGCATGATGCGGTTGATAATGCGCTTAACCGTAGTGATGTGTACGGCTTGCCTGCCATAAAAGTAGGTGGACGTGCTAACCGTAATAATGACACACCTCCCATTACTTTTTGGTGTGATCAACGCCGTGAACAGATGGCGAAAGCACTGGATAAACTTCATCGTGAAGAGCCACATGTGGCTTTGCTTGCTGAATTACAAGGGCTATTCCATGAATTGAAATTGTCTAGCATGGCACCGAGTGTGCGTTATCAGCAATTGGGACATATTTCAGGGATTTTGGAACAACTAGATATCATGAATATTCGCCTGCCTAGTGATATTCGGCACGATTGGGCGACCTACACTAAGCCTAGGCAGGCTGATATGCACGTAGAAAGCAGAAATGCTGATGTTGAATTACTACGTCGAGTAAGAGCGTTACGAGTTACGCCTATCAGTTTTGCGGATGATGGTGCTGAACGCGCCTACGATTTGGTCAGTTTGCTACAGCGTAAAAAAATGAAGTTAGAATCGGAAGAGCAAGCATTGCTAAATACCGCTGCTGACCAATCCATTCTGGCGGATGAATCTTACGCCCAACTACGAACCCTGAAAAATACGCTGTTAGATCGATTTATTGCCGATTATCGCCCTCCTGAAATCAGGAATCATTTGGAAGCAGAGGGCGTTGCCATTCTGCGACGGATGGAAGATTCACTGCGCGAAAGGACGGCAACATCACGTAAGGGAATTGCCGCCGTTGTCAGCCGTTATTATGAAGCTTTAGCGTATTCTCCCAAAGAAACGGAACGAGCAGTGAAAGCCTACTCCGCTATTGTTGGTGCAACTTGTCAACAGTCTGCTGGCGAACAGATGAAAGGTTTGAAGTCCCTTTCTGGTCTTGATGATACAATGGGTATTCAGTTTGAAACAGTGGTGATTGATGAAGCGGCTAGAGCTAATCCGCTTGACCTATTCGTGCCAATGGCAATGGCACGCCGCCGTATTGTATTGGTTGGAGATGATCGTCAGCTACCCCATTTACTAGAACCTGAAGTAGAAAAAGAAATAGTAGAACAACATGAACTGACAAAAAGACAGAGTGATGCATTAAAACAGAGCTTGTTTGAGCGTTTGCGGCAGCAATTTGTGGAAATGGAAAAGAAGGATGGTATTCGCAGGGTTGTCATGTTGGATAGACAGTTCCGTATGCATCCACTATTGGGAGACTTCATCAGCCAGAATTTTTACGAATCTGAGGGTATGGATGTGCTGAAGTCGGGTCGTCCCGCTGAAGATTTCGTTCACCAATTACCCGGTTATGCCGGAAAAGTGGCGGCTTGGATTGATGTGCCATTAGATGATGGTGGGGAATCTCGTCATAAAACCAGCCGTATCCGAGAAGCAGAAGCGGAGATTATTGCAAGGGAAACCAAACGTTTGCTAGATGCTACTGGTGATGCTGCATCTATCGGGGTCATCACCTTTTACAGCGCCCAACGCGATTTGATTCTGGAAAAATTGGCTCGGCTTGGTGTGGTTGAAAACGGAGAAATCACGCCAGAATACAGCCGTAACCGTCATGGCGAGGAACGCTTGCGGGTCGGCACTGTGGATGCTTTCCAAGGCAAAGAATTTGACGTGGTGTTGCTGTCGATTGTTCGTGCCAGCAAAAAAGCCATACCAACGAATGCAGAAATGGAAAAACGGGAAGCAGCACTTAACAGCAAATACGGGCATTTGCGCCTAAGTAATCGCATGAATGTGGCAATGAGTCGTCAGCGTAATTTGCTGATTACTGTCGGAGCCATCGCTATGGCGAATACGCAAGAAGCTAAAGAAGCCGTACCCGCCCTTCACAACTTTTTGACATTGTGCGGAGGTCAACATGGCTGCATTCTCTAA